CATGGTGATCGCGCCGGCCAGAACCGGCAGCGACAGCAGGATCAGCCACGAAGTGACGAAAATCGACCACGAGAACAGCGGCACCTTGAACAGCGTCATGCCGGGGGCGCGCATGTTCAGGAAGGTGGTGATCATGTTGATCGCGCCAAGGATCGACGAGGCACCCGAGACGTGCACCGCAAAGATCGCAAGGTCGGTCGACATGCCCGCTTCATTGGTCGACAGCGGCGGATAAAGCACCCAGCCGATGCCCGAGCCGAGCTGGCCGTTGCCGCCCGGCGCGAAGACCGAGCAGACCGCCAGCGTCGAGCCAGCCACATAGAGCCAGTAGCTGAGGTTGTTCATCCGCGGGAAGGCCATGTCCGGCGCGCCGATCTGCAGCGGCATGAAGTAGTTGCCGAAACCGCCGAACAGCGCGGGAATCACCACGAAGAACATCATCAGGATGCCGTGGCCGGTGATCATCACGTTCCACAGGTGCCCGTTGGGCGTACAGTTCTCGACCGCGGTCGGGAACAGGCGCGCGCCTTCCATGCACATGTACTGGACGCCGGGGCTCATCAGCTCCAGACGCATGTAAACGGTGAAGGCCACCGAGATGAGACCAACAAACGCTGCGGTAATCAGGTAAAGAATCCCGATATCCTTGTGGTTCGTCGACATGAACCAACGGGTAAAGAACCCGCGGTCATCCTCGTGCTCGTGGCCGTGAATGGCTGCATCTGCCATTGCGTGCCTCCTGTATAGGTACGTCCCTCGCAAGGGCGCGCACTAAACTCCTCCACGCCCTTAGTCTAATCATCCTTTTAGAATGCGACCAACTTCCGGGCAATCATCTCCTTTGATCCAGATCAAAATTAATTGTCGCACCCCCCTGCGCGCCTCACCTTGGCGCGAGAATTCAGCGGCGGGCGGGGTGGGGTATTCCAGACCTGCGCCAAAGCCGGGCAGGCGGTATGGTTCTGGGGTGCCGTCTCGTCTCCACCCGGGTGCCAACCGTTCCCGGCGGTCAGGTTCCGGTTCGGCCCGGTTCCTGCTCGCGCAACGGTTCGCGGCCAACGCGGCACAGCGCCCCCGGCCTTGGCGCCGGGGGACGCACCCGCCCCTGCCGCGCCAGCTCCCAGATCGCCGCAGGGGCGGCTCCTGTATTGCGAGCGAAAATGTCCGTAGATGAGCGCTATGTCAGGCGGCGGGCCAGCACGCGGCGAGCCCGGCCATCCGCGCGCGATCCTCATCGTCGAGCGGGCCAGTGGCGCCGGGGCGAAAGCGGTCGCGGAAGGATGTCAGCAGCGCATCGAGCTGTTCGGGCTCTGTCCGATAGCCGAAGCGATGCGCATCGAGCCGAAACTGGTCGGGCGCGTCGCCGGGTGTCTGCGGTGCGGCATCAACCGCCAGCCCCTTTTGCACCAGACGGGCCCAGTCGAAGCGCGGGCCGGGGTCGATCTTGCGTCCCGGCGCCATACAGGCATGGCCGATCACCCGCTGCGGCGGGATCTGCCAGCGCTCGAGGATGCCGGAAAGCAGCACCTCCAGCGCGTCCATCTGCGCGTCGGGGAAAGGCTCGTCGCCGGTGTTGGCGATCTCGATGCCGATCGAGCGGGAATTGACCTCGGCGACCGAGCCCCATGCGCCCAGCCCGGCGTGCCACGCGCGCATCTCTTCGGTCACCAGCTGCCAGCAGGTGCCGTTATAGCCCAACACGTAATGTGCAGAGACGCCGCTTTCGGAATTGCACAGCCAATCGCGCGCCGCTTCGGCGCTTTTCATCGCGGTGTAGTGCAGCACTACGATGTCGGGCCGCGCCCCAAGTCGGCGCGGCCCGAAATTGTCGGAAGGGTGCCAGATCGGCTGCACCTTCCCGTCAGTAGCCGCGCACGGCGCGGAAGGGGGCCGGATCCCAGCTACAGGCGAAGCCGTCGCCATCGGGGTCGATGCCGTTGCGGTCCTTCTCGGGGCCACCGTCGGCAAGGAAGGCTTCCTGCGCGCGGTCGGTGGTCTCGTATTTGGCGCAGTTGCGCTGCGCCTTCGACTCCGACGAGAAGCTCGAACGGCTGTAAAGCGGCGTGCCCACCGGGTTGGTGGTCTGCAGCGCATAGGCCACGATGTTCGGCGCATCCGAGTCGGGGCGCGCGGGCAGGTCGGTCGGGGCGACCACCTCATATTGCGCGCGGTTCTGCTGGATCAGGGCCTTGTCGTCGGCGATGGTCCGTTCGGCCGAGACCGCGTCGAAGCTGTTCTCTTCCGAAAGCCCTGCGGAATCGGTCACCGACTGCGGTGCCGGAGTGGCGGCGGCGGTGGGCAGCGGCGCGCCCTCTGCGGGGCCGTCGAGCACCGAGGTGGCCGCGGCGACCGCGGGGTCGCTGGAATCGCGACCTGCCGGCGGCAGGGTCGAGGAATCCACCGGCGCGCTGCCTTCGAGCGCGGCGTCACGCTGCGCGCGCTCGGCCTGATAGCTTCCGTAGTCGTCAAAACCGACCCCGGGCCCGCTGTCGGGGATCGGGGTGGTGCAGGCGGTCAGCGCGAGCAGAGCCGCGCCACCGAAGAAAATGCGAGTCATCACTCTGCCCTCGTCCTTTATTCCGGCGCCGTTACCACCACTTGGCGGGTTTCGACGCGAACCCGGCGGCCTGCTCCAGCGCATAGGCGGTGTTGAGCAGGTCGCCCTCTTCCCACGGACGCCCGATCAGCTGCAGCCCAAGCGGCAGCCCCTTGGAATCGAGTCCCGTCGGGACCGAAACGCCCGGAAGCCCGGCAAGGTTCAGTGTAACCGTGAACACGTCGTTGAGATACATCTGCACCGGATCGGCGGTCTTCATTTCTCCGATACCGAAGGCCGAAGAGGGCGTCGCGGGCGCGAGGATCGCGTCGACCCCTGCGGCGAAGGCATCCTCGAAGTCCTTCTTGATCAGCGTGCGGACCTTGCGGGCGCGGTTGTAGTAGGCGTCGTAGAAGCCCGCCGACAGCACATAGGTGCCGACCATGATGCGGCGCTGCACCTCAAGGCCGAAGCCTTCGGCGCGGGTCTTCTCGTACATGTCGTTGATGCCTTCGCCCTGGCTCAGCTTGGCGCGGTGGCCGTAGCGCACCCCGTCATAGCGGGCGAGGTTCGACGAGGCTTCCGCCGGGGCGATCACATAGTAGGCCGGCAGCGCGTATTTGGTGTGCGGCAGCGAGATCTCGACGACCTTCGCGCCCGCATCTTCCAGCATCTTCGCGCCCTCGTCCCAGAGCTTCGAGATTTCCTCGGGCATGCCGTCGACGCGGTATTCGCGGGGAATGCCAATGGTCTTGCCACGGATGTCGCCGGTCAGCATCGCCTCGAAGTCGGGCACGGGCAGATCGGCCGAGGTCGAATCCTTGGGATCGTGGCCGCACATCGCCTGCAGCATGATCGCCGCGTCGCGCACGTCCTTGGTCATCGGGCCAGCCTGATCGAGCGAGCTGGCGTAGGCGACGATGCCCCAGCGCGAGCAGCGCCCGTAGGTCGGCTTGATGCCGGTGATGCCGGTGAAGGCGGCGGGCTGGCGGATCGAGCCGCCGGTGTCGGTGCCGGTGGCCGCAAGGCAGAGGTCCGCCGAAACCGCCGAAGCCGAGCCGCCCGACGAGCCGCCGGGGGTCAGCTTGGTGTCGTCGCCGGTGCGCTTCCACGGGTTCACCGCGGGGCCGTAGCAGGTGTTTTCGTTCGAGCTGCCCATGGCGAACTCGTCCATGTTGAGCTTGCCCAGCATGACCGCGCCCGCGTCGAACAGCTGGCTGGTGACGGTCGATTCATACTCGGGGGTGAAGCCCTCGAGGATCGCCGAGGCCGCCTGCGACGGCACACCCTTGGTGCAGAAGAGATCCTTCACGCCGATCGGCAGGCCGCACATGGCAGGCGCGTCGCCCGCCTTGATGCGCGCATCGGCGGCCTTGGCCTGCTCCAGCGCGATCTCGGGGGTCTTGTGCACGAAGGCGCCAAGCGCATCCGCGCCCTCGATCACCTTTAGGCAGGCTTCGGTCAGTTCGACCGAAGTCACGTCGCCCTTGCGCAGCGCGTCGCGTGCCTCAGAGAGCTTGAGCTTGTTCAGTTCGGTCATTCCACCACCTTCGGCACGGCAAAGAACCCTTCGCGGGCATCGGGGGCGTTCGCGAGGATTTTCTCCTGCATATTGCCATCGGTCACGCCATCGGCGCGGCGCTTGAGGCGCATCGGGGTCACCGAGACCATCGGCTCGACGCCCTCCACGTCCACCTCGTTCAGCTGCTCGATGAAGTCGAGGATATTGCTGAATTCCTGTGCCAGCGCCGGAAGCGCATCGTCTTCCACGCGGATGCGTGCCAGCTTGGCGACACGTGCCGCCGTCTGAATGTCGATCGACATGGGTTCCCCCTGTCCGTGAATGTCCGTCAAAGTCCCGTTGCCTTTACCCCCCCGAGCAACGCCCCGCAAGGCGCAGAGAAGGGGAGGCGTGCTTGGTCGCCCGGAATCAAGCCGAAGGCGCCGGGCGAGCGCCTGCCCGTCCCGGCGGGCTGGCGCTTTGTCATCGGTGCGCAACAGATCGAAAGCGCGCGGAACTGGCTGGGATAAAGTGCAGACCTCAAGCGTAGCAGCGCCATCCCACGGGCAGGCGCCCGCCCGGCGCGCGCTGTGCAGAGGGATGAGCGCTGCACGCTCGACAGCCCCCCTCTCGCGCGCTAGGTCAGACTCAGTTCCATTTCCCAACAACAAGACCTTCCGAGCCGTGCACCAGTTCCTTTCCCGCCTCTCTCTGCTGCCGCTGCTGCTGGCCGCCTCGCTTCTCTCGGCCTGCGCGGGCACCCGCGATCCGCATGTGCCCGCGCCGCCACCCTCCGAATACATCGCGCTGGCGCAGTCGATCGAGGATCTCGGTCCGGGTGTCGATCCCGAGGAAGCGCAGCGCATGGCGCGCATCTCCATCGACTACCCGCGCGAGCTTGCGGTGAAATGGAACGTCACCGACCCGGCCTATATCCACAACATCAAGGTCAACAATGGCACCCGCCCGCGTGGCCTGTGCTACCAGTGGGCCGACGATCTGCAGGCCCGGCTCGAGCAGGAGAATTTCCAGACCATCGACATGCACCGCGGCATCGCCAACGCGCTGAAGACGTTCCGCATCGAGCACAGCTCGGTCATCGTCAGCCAGAAGGGCGGCACGATGAAAGAGGGCATCGTGCTCGATCCGTGGCGCTTTGGCGGGGAGCTCTACTGGGGGCCGGTGGTGGATGACCACAAATACCCGTGGGTCGAGCGGCAGGAAGTCTTTGCCACCAAGCGCGCGCTGCGCCTGCAGGAGGGCTGAGCGCTATTCTAACGTGTAAGGCAGGATGCCGCGGCGCTCGGGGTGGATCGACATCTTCTTTTCGAGCGGCGGCACCGAGCGCTGGTGGCAGTCGGTGCGCTCGCAGATGCGGCACGAGATGCCGATCGGCTCGAACGCCCGGTCGCGGCTGAGGTCCATACCGTCGGCATAGACCAGTGCGCCCGCGTGTTTCACCTCGCATCCCAGCGCGATGGCAAAGCGCCGCACCGGGGCCCCGAAGCGGCCCGCCGGTTTGGTAACATCGCGGGCCAGCAGCACATAGCGCGCCCCATCGGGTGTTTCGGCCAGCTGGCGCAGGAACTGGTTCGGCGTCTCAAAGGCCTGATGCACGTTCCACAGCGGGCAGGCCCCGCCGAAACGGGCGAATTGCAACCGCGTGGCCGAGTGGCGCTTGGTGATGGTTCCGGCCTGATCGACGCGGGCAAAGAAGAAGGGAATGCCCTTGGCGCCGGGTCTTTGCAGCGTCGAGAGCCGATGCGCCACCTGCTCGACCGAGGCACCAAAGCGCGCGGCCAGAAGCTCCAGATCGTGGCGGGTTTCCTGCGCCGCCTCCAGCAGCCGCGCATAGGGCATCGTCACCGCCCCGGCGAAATAATTGGCAAGGCCGAGCTTGGCGATGCCGCGCGCGGTCTCTGACTGGAAACGGGCGAGATCAAGCGTCGCCTCCAGCAGCTTTTCCTGCCGCAGCAGCGCCACTTGGATCAGCATCTGGAAGGTCAGCGTCTCGGGCTGCGCCAGCGACGAGAGGGTCAGAACCCGCCGCTCGGCGTCATAATTGCGCAGCGGTGCGGATTGCTGAAACTCGACGGTGATGCCGCGCTCGCGCAGATGCGCGAGCACCGCGCCGCGCAGGTCGGCGCCGCCTTGCCCCAGACCATGCGCGTAATGCTCGGCGGCGCGGTCCACGGCGTCGATGTAATTGTCGCAATAGTGGAAGAAGTCGCGCACCTCTTCCCAAGGCGAGGGCTGCATCTGCGTGCCCTCGCGCCCAAGCGCCTCGTCGAGCGAGGCGAGCCGCTCGTGGGTCTGCCGGTAGGCGCGGTGAAGCTCCAGAAACGCACGGGCGAGGGCAGGGGCGTTGGAGGCGGTGAGCCGCAGATCTGCCAAGGGCGGCGTGTGCTCGCCAAAAATAGGATCAGCCAGCGCCTCGCGCATGTCCGAGATCAGCCGCTCGGAATCGCCTTGGCCCAGTTCGGTCACGTCGAAGCCGAACTCTTGCGCCAGCGCGAGCACCACCGTGGTCGAGACCGGGCGGTTGTTGTTTTCCATCTGGTTCAGATAGGGCAGGGAAATTCCGAGCTTTGCCGCGAATTCTTTCTGGGTCAGCCCCAGCCGTCCGCGCAGGTCGCGCAGCTTCGCCCCGGCATAGAGTTTCCGTGTTGCCATGTTTGCGCCTTTGCTCCCCACTGGGAACAATTTTGCAAACTCCTCACTCCGCGTCCAGACCTGCGAGCCGCTTTTCGCGCCAGAACACCACAAGGATCGACAGTACCGCCGCGACCGAGGTCGCCAGCATCAGCCACAGTAGCGGCCATGCGCCGGTGCCGGGCTGCAGCAGCGCCCCGGCCAGCGCCGAGAGCGCCGCACCGCCGCCGATCATGATCGCGCCGCCGAGGCCCGAGGCCGTGCCTGCCAGATGCGGGCGCACCGAGAGCGTGCCTGCGGTGGCATTGGGAATGGTCATGCCGTTGCCAAGGCCGACGAAGCACATGAAGCCAAAGAAGATCAGCGCCGAGCCGCCGGTCAGCGCAAAGGTGATCAGCGCCGCGCCAAGGCCTGCGGTCAGGATCAGCGAGCCCCAGAGGATCATCTTGTTGATGCCGATGCGGGCCGAGAATTTTCCCGAAATCCAGTTGCCGAGGAAGTAGCCCACCGCCGGAGCGCCAAAGTGCAGGCCCAGCGACGCTGGGTTCAGTCCGAACACTTTAGATCCGACGAAGGGCGCGCCGCCGAGGTAGGAAAAGAACGCGCCCGACGAGAAAGCGCAGGCCAGCGCGTAGCCCCAGAAGCGGGGCGAGGTGAGCAGTTCGGGGTATTCGCGGAACTGCTGCGCCAGCGATAGGCCCGAGGCGGTGGAGGTCTCGCCAAGGTCGCGCCAGCTCAGCCACAGCACCGCGCCGCCGAGGATGAACAGCATCCAGAAGATCGCCTTCCAGCCCATGAGCTCGCCAAGCGCGCCGCCGATCACCGGGCCAACCATCGGCACCACGGCGACGCCCATGGTGACATAGGCGATCATCGAGGCGGCTTCTTCCTGGCTGACCATGTCGCGCACCACGGCGCGGCTCAGCACCATGGCGGTGACGATCACTGCCTGACACATGCGGAAGAACAGGAAGAGCGACACGTTCGGCGCAAAGATGCAGCCCAGCGTCGCCACCATGAACAGCGCCACGCCCCAGAGGATCACCGGGCGGCGTCCCAGCTTGTCCGAGATCGGGCCGATCACCACCTGCAGCGCCGCGTTGACAGCGAGGTAGATCGCCACCGAAAGCTGCATCAGCCGGTATTCCGTGTCGAAATATGCCGTCATCTGCGGCAGCGACGGCAGGAACACGTTCATCGCAAGCGCTGAAAGCCCGGCAAGCAGGACAAGCGTGACAAGATGTGGCGGGGTCGAGGCGTCGAGAAAACGGACGCGGGCTTTGGTGCTCATGGGTTTCCCGTATGCCGGGGGCCTCTCAAAGTCCACGTGTATCATCGCGTTGAAGCAATTTTTGCTAATTTGCTATTTGCTCACGGAAATATTTCCTGAGTTTGCAAATTTGCCGAATTTGACTTGAGTGCAAGGGCCTCCACTGTATGGTCCGGGCAAACGGAGAGGATTGGACATGAAAGACATTCTTCACGAGCTGGAGGCGCGCCGCGCCGACGCACGTCTTGGCGGTGGCCAGAAGCGGATCGACACGCAGCATGCCAAGGGCAAGCTGACCGCGCGCGAACGCATCGAGCTGCTGCTCGACGAGGGCAGTTTCGAAGAATACGACATGTTTGTCGCGCATCGCTGCACCGATTTCGGCATGGAAAAGAACCGTCCCAGCGGCGACGGGGTGATCACCGGCTGGGGCACGATCAATGGGCGAATGGTCTATGTGTTCAGTCAGGACTTCACCGTGCTTGGCGGGTCGGTCTCGGCCACCCATGCCATGAAGATCTGCAAGATCATGGATATGGCCATGCAGAACGGCGCGCCGGTGATCGGCCTCAACGATTCCGGCGGCGCGCGCATTCAGGAAGGCGTCGACAGCCTCGCGGGCTATGCCGAGATCTTCCAGCGCAACATCATGGCGTCTGGTGTGATCCCGCAGATCTCCGTCATCATGGGGCCCTGCGCGGGCGGCGCGGTCTACTCGCCCGCGATGACCGACTTCATCTTCATGGTGAAAGACACCTCCTATATGTTCGTCACCGGCCCCGATGTGGTGAAGACGGTGACCAATGAGGTGGTGACCGCAGAGGAACTCGGCGGTGCGACCACTCACACCCGCAAATCCTCGGTCGCCGATGGCGCTTTCGAGAATGATGTCGAGGCGCTGGCCGAAGTGCGCCGCCTTGTCGATTTCCTACCGCTCAACAACCGCGAGAAGCCGCCGGTACGGCCCTTCTTCGACGAGGTGGAGCGGGTGGAAAGCTCGCTCGACACGATCATTCCCGAAAACGCGAACCAGCCCTACGACATGAAAGAGCTGATCACCAAAGTCGCGGATGAGGGGGATTTCTACGAGATTCAGGAAGAGCACGCGAAGAACATCATCACCGGCTTCATCCGCCTCGAAGGCCAGACGGTGGGCGTGGTGGCGAACCAGCCGATGGTGCTGGCAGGCTGCCTCGACATCGACAGCTCGAAGAAAGCCGCGCGCTTCGTGCGTTTCTGCGACTGTTTCGAGATCCCGCTGCTGACCTTCGTCGACGTGCCGGGCTTCCTGCCGGGCACCTCTCAGGAATACGGCGGCGTGATCAAGCATGGTGCCAAGCTGCTCTTTGCCTTTGGCGAGGCGACGGTGCCCAAGGTCACGGTGATCACCCGCAAGGCCTATGGCGGGGCCTATGACGTGATGAGCTCCAAACACCTGCGCGGCGACGTGAACTACGCATGGCCCACCGCCGAGATCGCGGTGATGGGCGCCAAGGGCGCGACCGAAATCATCCACCGCGCCGACCTTGGCGATGCCGAGAAGATCGCCAAGCACACAGCCGACTATGAGGATCGCTTTGCCAATCCCTTCGTGGCGGCCGAGCGGGGCTTCATCGACGAGGTGATCCAGCCGCGCTCCACCCGCCGCCGGGTCAGCCGGGCTTTCGCGATGCTGAGAAACAAGCAGCTCAGCAATCCGTGGAAGAAGCACGACAACATTCCGCTCTGAACCGGAGAGACCGATGCGCGTGAAGGGATGGCATATGGAACGCGAGGGCGAGGCACTGACCCTCGCCCGGCGCAGCCCGGCGCGGTTCGACCTGAAGGTCGAGACGCTGCTGCCGCCCGTTGGACGGCTCGAGCGGCTGGCGCATCAGGTCCGGCAGGACATGTGGCGGGCGCTGCGTGATCTGCGCGGCTTCGCACCCGTGGTGCGGGTGCGCCCCTGCGCGGGCGGGGTGAGCGTCGAGGCCGGAGGAGAGGTCGCCGGGGCGCTGCCGCGCAATGCGGTCGAGGCTCGGATCGCCGAAGTTCTGGAAGACCGCGCCAACCGGGCGCGCTGGGTAAACTGGGCGGCCTGAGCGTCGTAGCGGACCGCTGCACGAGATGAGGAACGGGGAGATCCTTGTGACGAGGGTGATCGGATTTGGCATTCTGGCGTTGGCTACGGCCATCGCGCCGGGCCAGACCACGGCGCAAGAGGAGAGCGCCGTGGCAGTGCCCTCTGGCATGCCCGTCACCTTCTACGACTCGCTTTGGGACAGCGCCTCTTCGACCGAGCGTTTTCGCTTTCTTGCGCCCCGTATCGGGGGTGACATGCCGATGGACTTTGCCGCTGTGTCACCTGACATGCAGCATTTGTGCGACAGTTTCGCGCTACCGCGGCTTGGCGGTCGCGACAAGCTGCCTGCGCTGATCGTGATCTCGCTTATGGCCGAACCGGTCGCATTTGGTGATCCCGCACCGGGAATACCCCAATATTTCGAAGCCTATAGCCCAAAAGGCGGGATTTGCGCATGGGAGGCCTTCTGATCATGACCCCTGCACGCGCGGAAATCCGCTCATTTTCCTCTTATTTTACGGGTCCGGCGGGAGAATTTTTGCTCTCGAAGCGAGTTACGTATTTCTTTTTCGTAACTTGCGCTATGTTGGGGAATGATTGCACGCGAGCAATCGTAACACCGGAACGAGGGTTGGCAGGGCCGATACGGTCTGTCCGCCCTGAAGAATCTGACAGGAGATCAAGATGTCCAAGAGCATCCAACTGCTTGCCATGCTCGGCTTCGTTGCCACCCTTTCCGCTTGCGGCGGCCAGCAGGAAGAAGAGTACGTGGTCGTGGATCCCGAGCCCGTTACCGCGGAGCCCGTCTACACCGGCAAGTACAAGTAACTTGCCGACGGGACGGGCCTTCGGGTCCGTCCCGCCTTACCGGCCCCGCAGGGCCGACTACCACCGCCCGCTTCCACGGGCCCTTACAAAGGGGGGCCCGGTATGCTGAAGCACCGTGGCTTTCCGAGCCGGCTTCCCGGCACGGACTTTCAATTCACCATTCGCCGAGCCAATCCCAAGGGGATCACCGCGATCACGCGGCGCGAGCGCTATCGTGACCGCAAGGCGGCCGACAAGCGCGCGGACCTTGGGTTCATGGCGTCGCTCTGGGCGCATTTCGGCGATCAGCCCTTCGAACGCGGAAACCTCGATGCCGGGCGGCTGTCCTGGCTCTTTGGCCGCGAAGTGCTGCCCTACGACGATCCTTTCGATCCCGAAAGCTACGAGGCAATGCTGATCATCGATCCGGTGGTCGCGCGTGCCTCGTTCCCCGAAGCCTTCGAAGAGGGGAACGA
This portion of the Salipiger sp. CCB-MM3 genome encodes:
- a CDS encoding helix-turn-helix domain-containing protein, with the translated sequence MATRKLYAGAKLRDLRGRLGLTQKEFAAKLGISLPYLNQMENNNRPVSTTVVLALAQEFGFDVTELGQGDSERLISDMREALADPIFGEHTPPLADLRLTASNAPALARAFLELHRAYRQTHERLASLDEALGREGTQMQPSPWEEVRDFFHYCDNYIDAVDRAAEHYAHGLGQGGADLRGAVLAHLRERGITVEFQQSAPLRNYDAERRVLTLSSLAQPETLTFQMLIQVALLRQEKLLEATLDLARFQSETARGIAKLGLANYFAGAVTMPYARLLEAAQETRHDLELLAARFGASVEQVAHRLSTLQRPGAKGIPFFFARVDQAGTITKRHSATRLQFARFGGACPLWNVHQAFETPNQFLRQLAETPDGARYVLLARDVTKPAGRFGAPVRRFAIALGCEVKHAGALVYADGMDLSRDRAFEPIGISCRICERTDCHQRSVPPLEKKMSIHPERRGILPYTLE
- a CDS encoding DUF6497 family protein encodes the protein MTRVIGFGILALATAIAPGQTTAQEESAVAVPSGMPVTFYDSLWDSASSTERFRFLAPRIGGDMPMDFAAVSPDMQHLCDSFALPRLGGRDKLPALIVISLMAEPVAFGDPAPGIPQYFEAYSPKGGICAWEAF
- the gatA gene encoding Asp-tRNA(Asn)/Glu-tRNA(Gln) amidotransferase subunit GatA, with product MTELNKLKLSEARDALRKGDVTSVELTEACLKVIEGADALGAFVHKTPEIALEQAKAADARIKAGDAPAMCGLPIGVKDLFCTKGVPSQAASAILEGFTPEYESTVTSQLFDAGAVMLGKLNMDEFAMGSSNENTCYGPAVNPWKRTGDDTKLTPGGSSGGSASAVSADLCLAATGTDTGGSIRQPAAFTGITGIKPTYGRCSRWGIVAYASSLDQAGPMTKDVRDAAIMLQAMCGHDPKDSTSADLPVPDFEAMLTGDIRGKTIGIPREYRVDGMPEEISKLWDEGAKMLEDAGAKVVEISLPHTKYALPAYYVIAPAEASSNLARYDGVRYGHRAKLSQGEGINDMYEKTRAEGFGLEVQRRIMVGTYVLSAGFYDAYYNRARKVRTLIKKDFEDAFAAGVDAILAPATPSSAFGIGEMKTADPVQMYLNDVFTVTLNLAGLPGVSVPTGLDSKGLPLGLQLIGRPWEEGDLLNTAYALEQAAGFASKPAKWW
- a CDS encoding multidrug effflux MFS transporter gives rise to the protein MSTKARVRFLDASTPPHLVTLVLLAGLSALAMNVFLPSLPQMTAYFDTEYRLMQLSVAIYLAVNAALQVVIGPISDKLGRRPVILWGVALFMVATLGCIFAPNVSLFLFFRMCQAVIVTAMVLSRAVVRDMVSQEEAASMIAYVTMGVAVVPMVGPVIGGALGELMGWKAIFWMLFILGGAVLWLSWRDLGETSTASGLSLAQQFREYPELLTSPRFWGYALACAFSSGAFFSYLGGAPFVGSKVFGLNPASLGLHFGAPAVGYFLGNWISGKFSARIGINKMILWGSLILTAGLGAALITFALTGGSALIFFGFMCFVGLGNGMTIPNATAGTLSVRPHLAGTASGLGGAIMIGGGAALSALAGALLQPGTGAWPLLWLMLATSVAAVLSILVVFWREKRLAGLDAE
- the gatC gene encoding Asp-tRNA(Asn)/Glu-tRNA(Gln) amidotransferase subunit GatC produces the protein MSIDIQTAARVAKLARIRVEDDALPALAQEFSNILDFIEQLNEVDVEGVEPMVSVTPMRLKRRADGVTDGNMQEKILANAPDAREGFFAVPKVVE
- a CDS encoding N-acetylmuramoyl-L-alanine amidase produces the protein MQPIWHPSDNFGPRRLGARPDIVVLHYTAMKSAEAARDWLCNSESGVSAHYVLGYNGTCWQLVTEEMRAWHAGLGAWGSVAEVNSRSIGIEIANTGDEPFPDAQMDALEVLLSGILERWQIPPQRVIGHACMAPGRKIDPGPRFDWARLVQKGLAVDAAPQTPGDAPDQFRLDAHRFGYRTEPEQLDALLTSFRDRFRPGATGPLDDEDRARMAGLAACWPAA
- a CDS encoding acyl-CoA carboxylase subunit beta; its protein translation is MKDILHELEARRADARLGGGQKRIDTQHAKGKLTARERIELLLDEGSFEEYDMFVAHRCTDFGMEKNRPSGDGVITGWGTINGRMVYVFSQDFTVLGGSVSATHAMKICKIMDMAMQNGAPVIGLNDSGGARIQEGVDSLAGYAEIFQRNIMASGVIPQISVIMGPCAGGAVYSPAMTDFIFMVKDTSYMFVTGPDVVKTVTNEVVTAEELGGATTHTRKSSVADGAFENDVEALAEVRRLVDFLPLNNREKPPVRPFFDEVERVESSLDTIIPENANQPYDMKELITKVADEGDFYEIQEEHAKNIITGFIRLEGQTVGVVANQPMVLAGCLDIDSSKKAARFVRFCDCFEIPLLTFVDVPGFLPGTSQEYGGVIKHGAKLLFAFGEATVPKVTVITRKAYGGAYDVMSSKHLRGDVNYAWPTAEIAVMGAKGATEIIHRADLGDAEKIAKHTADYEDRFANPFVAAERGFIDEVIQPRSTRRRVSRAFAMLRNKQLSNPWKKHDNIPL